One part of the Eriocheir sinensis breed Jianghai 21 chromosome 6, ASM2467909v1, whole genome shotgun sequence genome encodes these proteins:
- the LOC126989716 gene encoding sulfotransferase 1A1-like, whose product MPSDFLKYIVPYIIVLPSLSSLDMMFDPKTLGGKAPESYQKKFREQCPGKNEKEGVTLHLADAEPSPRILKSHYPFTLMPKDVLDRVKVVYVTRNPKDMAISLFNNFKMFKVFEFESEKEEYFKDIMNNKTLYCPYWPHVKEAWGKRHHPNLLFLFYEDMKADIMKELGRINEFLGTGLSQESLENVARHTSFSAMKSRGEPITDQVFDKKDDNEVRFFRKGTTGDWKNHFSPEMQKEFDQWIKENLAGSDLSLSWALAE is encoded by the exons ATGCCCTCGGATTTTCTTAAATATATTGTCCCCTATATTATCGTGCTTCCATCTCTTTCTAGCCTGGACATGATGTTTGATCCGAAGACATTAGGCGGCAAGGCGCCGGAATCCTACCAAAAAAAGTTTAGGGAACAGTGTCCGggcaagaacgagaaggaaggtgTAACCCTCCACCTGGCAGACGCAGAGCCCAGTCCCCGCATCCTGAAGAGCCACTACCCGTTCACCCTCATGCCCAAGGACGTCCTCGACAGAGTAAAG GTTGTGTACGTGACCCGGAACCCCAAGGACATGGCTATCTCGCTGTTCAACAACTTCAAAATGTTTAAAGTATTTGAGTTCGAGAGCGAAAAGGAGGAGTATTTCAAAGACATCATGAACAACAAAa CTCTTTATTGCCCCTACTGGCCCCACGTGAAGGAGGCGTGGGGGAAGAGGCACCACCCtaacctgctcttcctcttctacgaGGATATGAAGGCCGACATCATGAAAGAGCTGGGAAGGATCAACGAGTTCCTGGGAACAGGGCTGAGCCAGGAGTCCCTCGAGAAT GTGGCGCGACACACCTCCTTCTCGGCCATGAAGTCCCGAGGAGAGCCAATCACAGACCAAGTGTTCGACAAGAAAGATGACAACGAAGTCAGATTCTTCCGAAAGG GCACGACGGGTGACTGGAAGAACCACTTCTCGCCGGAGATGCAGAAGGAGTTTGACCAATGGATTAAGGAAAACCTGGCCGGCAGCGACCTGAGCCTGAGCTGGGCCCTGGCGGAGTGA